The DNA region AGAGATTACGGTCCTTCATACGCTGAAGTGACATAAGCACCCCGTATTTGACATGAGAATAGGTTAGGCCGCCTTGCATATAACCGATATAGGGTTCGCGAATCGGCGCGTCTGCGGATAACTCCAGGCTTCCTCCTTGAATAAAGGTTCCTGCCGCCATAATCACCGGATGTTCGTATCCCGGCATGTCCCACGGCTCAGGCACGACATGGCTGTCAACCGCCGCCGCTCTCTGAATGCCTTGCACGAAAGCGATCAGATGCTCGGGGCTCGTAAACGACACCGCTTGGATCAGATCGGTCCGCGCCTCCTCCCATCCGGGCTTGGTTATGAAGCCTACCGCTTCGAACATAGCCGCTGCATATACGCTTCCTTTCACCGCCTGTCCAACCGTGGAAGGGGCGAGGAACAGCCCTTGATACATCGAGCGCGTCGTTCCGAGCATGGCCCCTACTTCGCGTCCGATGCCGGGGGCGGTCAAGCGGTACGCAGCCAGCTCCACGTAGGATTCTTTGCCGCAAATATACCCGCCGGTTTCTGCAATGCCTCCGCCTGGATTTTTGATCAGCGATCCCGCCATCAAATCCGCGCCAACCTCAGTCGGCTCCATCGTTTCTGTAAACTCTCCGTAACAGTTGTCGACAAACACGATCAAATCCTCGCGGATTGCTTTGAGCCGGCTGACCATCTCGCCAATCTGCGGCACCGTGAAAGAAGAACGCCAATCATACCCTCGGGAGCGTTGGATACCGATGACCTTCGTCTCCGGTTTAATCGCCTTCTCCACGCCTTCCCAGTCGATGCCGCCTTCTTCAGTCAGCGCTACCTCTCCATACCCGATGCCGAAATCCCTCAGCGAGCCAGTGCCATCGCCCGCTTGTCCAATGACTTTATGCAGCGTGTCGTAGGGACGTCCGGTAATATACAGCAGCTCATCCCCAGGGCGCAGCACGCCAAACAACGCTGCCGATATCGTATGGGTTCCGGAAGCGAAATGCGGACGCACCAGCGCCGACTCGGCACCGAATACTTCCGCATACACCTCATCGAGCACTTCCCGACCGCGGTCATTGTATCCATAACCGGTGGAATTCGCGAAGTGATAATCGCTCACCTGGTATTTCTGGAATGCATCGATCACCTTCCACTGGTTAACGTCTACGATCCGATCGATCTCACGAACCCGATCTGCTATGTTCATTTCAATCTGTTGGCTTAAATCCATTAAGTCCTGCGAAAATTTCACCATCTCGTACAGCTCTCTCCTCTATAACACATCATGTCTCACATCTTAACATATCTCGCCTGGTGGTTGCGACCGTTGACCTTTCGATCCGTTTGCGCGCTCTACTTCACTCCGCAGGCAAAAGGCAGCGGACCACCTTACAACGCCGCACGGACAGGCCCGCCCTGCCTTATCACCCGCGGTTCCCCTTGATTCCATCACGGGTCCAACGTATTTCTTTAAAGAGCATGGGTCGGCCAACTCCGCCAAACCGCAAATAAAGCCCCGATTGGGGCTCTACTTGCAATCGAATGCGTATTCGGATTCATGCCTCGCTTGCCTTCTCGATCTTTACTCTATCTAGCAATCACATTAAAATCATCCGCGGTTTCAGCGCCGGCAGGGCGTATCCTTAGAAGACATCAAGCATGTTTATGGACGATCGCTGCCGCCAGGCATCCATGCCGCTCATTGCTGGACATAATCCTGCAGCAGATATCCCATTTTTTCGTAGTCGGCCTTGTTGATCCTCACCTCGTACAAAATATCGGACTCATCAAAAGTTTGCTCCACGACATCTCCTACCCGGTACACAACCGAGCTCAAATCGCCACGGTCGGCCGGGATCCGGAACGTCACGTTCCCGCCGGATAAACGCTCCTGGATCGTTTCGCGGACTTTCGTCAAATCTTGGTCATCGTAGGCGCTGATCTTCAAGTAGCCGTCCCCGGAAGGCAGCATTTCAAGCTGCTCCGGCTGGCA from Paenibacillus ihbetae includes:
- a CDS encoding aminotransferase class I/II-fold pyridoxal phosphate-dependent enzyme, which translates into the protein MVKFSQDLMDLSQQIEMNIADRVREIDRIVDVNQWKVIDAFQKYQVSDYHFANSTGYGYNDRGREVLDEVYAEVFGAESALVRPHFASGTHTISAALFGVLRPGDELLYITGRPYDTLHKVIGQAGDGTGSLRDFGIGYGEVALTEEGGIDWEGVEKAIKPETKVIGIQRSRGYDWRSSFTVPQIGEMVSRLKAIREDLIVFVDNCYGEFTETMEPTEVGADLMAGSLIKNPGGGIAETGGYICGKESYVELAAYRLTAPGIGREVGAMLGTTRSMYQGLFLAPSTVGQAVKGSVYAAAMFEAVGFITKPGWEEARTDLIQAVSFTSPEHLIAFVQGIQRAAAVDSHVVPEPWDMPGYEHPVIMAAGTFIQGGSLELSADAPIREPYIGYMQGGLTYSHVKYGVLMSLQRMKDRNLL